Proteins encoded by one window of Erysipelothrix rhusiopathiae:
- a CDS encoding putative metal homeostasis protein, translating into MKKDQSTAYRNLKSPNIKTRKRALKIIKQYRKKGK; encoded by the coding sequence ATGAAAAAGGATCAATCAACTGCATATCGAAATCTTAAATCACCCAATATAAAAACCAGAAAGCGGGCATTAAAAATTATTAAGCAATATCGAAAGAAGGGAAAATAA
- a CDS encoding type B 50S ribosomal protein L31 translates to MKKGIHPEYRKVVFMDINTQAQFIIGSTIKTDKTITLEDGTVMPLVNLDISSTSHPFYTGKQRETRVEGQIAKFNRKFNAKQ, encoded by the coding sequence ATGAAAAAAGGAATTCATCCAGAATATCGCAAAGTGGTTTTCATGGATATCAATACACAAGCGCAATTTATAATCGGTTCCACGATTAAAACTGATAAAACGATAACACTTGAAGATGGTACCGTGATGCCACTTGTGAATCTTGATATATCTTCGACATCACATCCGTTTTATACAGGGAAACAACGCGAGACACGTGTTGAGGGTCAAATTGCGAAATTTAATCGCAAGTTTAACGCAAAGCAGTAA
- the mgtA gene encoding magnesium-translocating P-type ATPase: MSEIKKELIQTLQLNQEELFEQLDASPEGYTSNRAEEKLEEFGPNEIKPQKKKNPLIGFVNVLINPFNLVLMVVIVITFITDILLTQEKDYLTISILAIIIIISTLISFIQDERSSAASEKLLNMVSNTTAALRDGQFIEIPIDDLVLGDVVRLSAGDIIPADMRVISAKDLFISQATLTGESQPIEKFVKFDESQMDADSDYTNLCLMGTNVVSGTARAVVIRTGSDTYLGQMNRSLKNSKRPNSFESSISTVSRLLMKLMLIMLPAIFIINWVFKANPIESFVFALTVAVGLTPEMLPVVLSSGLARGAINMSKHQTIVKSQSSISSFGEMDVLCTDKTGTITQDDIILERYMDTTGEDDMRVLRHAYLNSYFQSGLKNLIDLAIIERATSYNMDDLVNYYTIVDEIPFDFARRRMSVILEDSNDKKQLITKGAVEEIMKLCSHIDRDGKVFPLDDETREEAMDVYMQHNNDGLRMIAVAQKNELPTDHEFGVEDEKDLVLIGFIGFLDPPKESAKPTIESLNRHGVDVVVITGDSLGVAKKVCSKVGIDTEVTYMGKDIEEMSDEQLQSVVESCHLFAKISPVQKQRIVEAFQANNHTVGFLGDGINDALALKQADVGISVDTAVDIAKESADIILLKKDLTVLEKGIMEGRKTIVNMIKYLEMAVSGNVGNMISVIVASVFLPFLPLLPVHILVQNLLSDLAQTGIPFDNCDDSDLDKPRKLESERLVHFMSVFGPLSSVFDIMCFIVLWYVLGVNTAEQATLFQTFWFTFGILSQALIIFVIRAKKPFSFKNKPASILVGVSTLAVIITLIFVLTPLAQSIELQILSLNHLTYVLGIVGLYLITTAIVKKFVWTPLD, from the coding sequence ATGTCAGAAATAAAAAAAGAGCTAATTCAAACACTTCAACTTAATCAGGAAGAATTGTTTGAACAATTGGATGCATCTCCAGAGGGTTATACATCCAATCGAGCAGAGGAAAAGCTCGAAGAATTTGGTCCCAATGAGATCAAACCTCAAAAGAAAAAAAACCCTCTTATTGGATTCGTTAATGTTTTAATTAATCCATTTAATTTGGTATTGATGGTAGTTATTGTAATTACATTTATTACAGATATTTTATTAACACAGGAAAAAGATTATTTAACCATTTCGATTTTAGCGATTATTATTATAATTTCAACGCTGATTTCATTTATTCAAGATGAACGATCCAGTGCGGCCAGCGAGAAACTCTTAAATATGGTTTCAAATACAACTGCAGCACTCCGTGATGGTCAGTTTATTGAAATTCCAATTGATGATCTCGTCTTGGGTGATGTTGTGCGACTTTCTGCTGGGGATATCATTCCCGCAGATATGCGCGTAATATCCGCAAAAGACTTATTTATCTCACAGGCAACATTAACTGGGGAATCTCAACCTATCGAGAAGTTCGTAAAATTTGATGAGTCTCAAATGGATGCAGACAGCGATTATACGAATTTATGTTTAATGGGAACAAACGTTGTTTCTGGGACTGCTCGAGCAGTTGTAATTCGTACCGGTAGTGATACCTATTTGGGACAAATGAACCGTTCATTAAAAAATTCAAAACGTCCAAACAGTTTTGAGAGCAGTATTTCCACAGTAAGTCGCTTACTCATGAAATTAATGCTTATTATGTTACCCGCTATTTTCATTATTAACTGGGTGTTTAAAGCTAATCCAATTGAATCCTTTGTCTTTGCACTTACTGTTGCAGTTGGATTAACCCCGGAAATGTTACCTGTTGTACTAAGCAGTGGCTTGGCACGTGGTGCGATTAACATGTCTAAACACCAAACGATTGTGAAGTCACAAAGTTCGATTTCATCATTTGGTGAGATGGATGTCTTATGTACCGATAAAACCGGTACTATTACGCAAGATGATATTATTTTAGAACGTTATATGGATACAACTGGCGAAGACGACATGCGCGTATTACGCCATGCTTATCTAAACTCATATTTCCAAAGCGGACTTAAAAACTTGATTGATCTTGCAATTATTGAACGTGCAACAAGTTACAATATGGATGACCTTGTAAACTATTATACAATTGTTGATGAGATTCCTTTTGACTTTGCGCGTCGTCGTATGAGTGTTATTTTGGAAGATAGTAACGACAAAAAACAACTCATTACAAAAGGTGCTGTTGAAGAAATTATGAAATTATGTTCACACATTGACCGAGATGGAAAAGTATTTCCACTTGACGATGAAACGCGTGAAGAAGCAATGGATGTATATATGCAACATAATAATGATGGTTTACGTATGATTGCTGTTGCTCAGAAAAATGAATTGCCAACAGATCACGAGTTCGGTGTCGAAGATGAGAAAGATTTAGTTCTTATCGGTTTCATCGGTTTCCTTGATCCACCTAAAGAAAGTGCTAAACCAACAATTGAAAGTTTAAACCGTCATGGTGTTGATGTTGTGGTTATTACCGGTGATAGTTTGGGTGTTGCTAAAAAAGTATGTAGTAAAGTTGGTATTGATACCGAAGTAACTTATATGGGTAAAGATATTGAAGAAATGAGTGATGAACAACTTCAATCCGTTGTTGAATCATGTCACCTTTTTGCTAAAATATCCCCTGTACAAAAACAACGTATTGTAGAAGCATTCCAAGCGAATAATCATACCGTAGGTTTCTTAGGTGATGGTATAAACGATGCGCTTGCATTGAAACAAGCTGATGTTGGTATCTCAGTTGATACCGCTGTTGATATCGCTAAAGAAAGTGCTGACATTATTCTTCTTAAGAAAGACTTAACCGTTTTAGAAAAAGGAATTATGGAAGGCCGTAAGACCATTGTAAATATGATTAAGTATCTCGAAATGGCTGTAAGTGGTAATGTTGGTAATATGATTTCCGTAATCGTAGCAAGTGTGTTCTTGCCTTTCTTACCACTATTACCTGTTCATATTCTAGTTCAAAACTTACTCAGTGACCTTGCACAAACTGGAATACCATTTGATAACTGTGATGACTCAGATCTCGATAAGCCTCGTAAGCTTGAGTCAGAACGATTGGTACACTTTATGTCAGTGTTTGGACCACTAAGTTCGGTCTTTGATATTATGTGCTTTATTGTATTGTGGTATGTTCTTGGTGTGAATACAGCCGAACAAGCTACTCTATTCCAAACATTCTGGTTTACATTCGGAATCCTGTCTCAAGCACTCATAATCTTTGTAATTCGTGCTAAAAAGCCGTTCTCATTCAAAAACAAACCTGCTTCAATCTTGGTTGGTGTGTCGACACTTGCTGTCATTATCACATTGATCTTCGTTCTAACACCGCTTGCTCAGTCAATTGAACTTCAAATCTTAAGTTTAAATCATCTGACATACGTTCTTGGAATCGTGGGTCTATACTTGATCACCACCGCAATTGTTAAGAAATTTGTTTGGACGCCATTAGACTAA
- a CDS encoding HAD family hydrolase — protein sequence MKNVNLSNALGIDTVLFDLDGTILPLDGDDFERTYLTSITQKVAHIIEPELMAKALWKSSAAMIQNQDELKTNEQVFYACFESLVGSKIKHEIDTILDDYYENEYNIVETVTSISPPMVETVRYLKEKGYKVILATNPLFPKLATDKRIWWSGLELDDFDDITRFEKNHHCKPNPMYYEEIIRDNMLDPKKCLMIGNDVEEDMMTSQFGMQTWLLTDNLIHRGTDYQCDWSGSRRDLLEKIKELF from the coding sequence ATGAAAAATGTAAACTTGAGCAATGCACTCGGAATTGATACAGTACTCTTTGATTTGGACGGTACAATTCTACCGCTTGATGGGGATGACTTTGAACGAACATATTTAACATCAATTACGCAAAAGGTTGCACATATTATCGAACCGGAATTAATGGCTAAGGCCTTGTGGAAATCCAGTGCGGCAATGATTCAGAATCAGGATGAATTAAAAACAAATGAACAGGTTTTTTATGCTTGTTTTGAATCACTTGTTGGATCAAAAATTAAACATGAAATTGATACGATATTAGATGATTATTATGAAAATGAATATAACATCGTTGAGACCGTAACATCAATTTCACCACCGATGGTTGAAACGGTGCGTTACCTCAAAGAAAAAGGATATAAAGTGATCTTGGCTACAAATCCACTTTTTCCAAAACTTGCTACTGATAAACGCATTTGGTGGTCGGGTCTCGAATTGGATGATTTTGACGATATTACCCGATTTGAGAAAAACCATCATTGTAAACCAAACCCAATGTATTATGAAGAAATCATACGTGATAATATGTTGGATCCAAAAAAATGTTTAATGATTGGAAATGATGTGGAAGAAGATATGATGACATCTCAATTTGGGATGCAAACATGGCTGCTGACAGATAATTTAATTCATCGCGGAACAGATTATCAGTGCGACTGGAGTGGGTCACGTAGAGATTTGTTAGAGAAAATAAAGGAGTTGTTTTAA
- the ald gene encoding alanine dehydrogenase — MRIGSVKERKDFEQRVGIMPSHVIEYIKNGHEVYVEAGLGLGSGFTDREYQSNGAIICDDAASVWKQSEMIIKVKEPIAEEYELMQANQILFTYLHLADNLPLAKALMERNITAVAYETVTDELGRLPLLKPMSEVAGRLSIQEGAKYLEKTYGGKGILLSGVPGVRGGHVVIIGGGVVGMSACKTALGTGATVSVMDRNLDRLAYIEDVFGTAVNTIYSDSKNIEDELRRADVVIGSVLLPGARAPKLVTRDHLKIMEPGTVLVDVAIDQGGCFESSHPTTHSHPVFVEEGIVHYCVTNMPGAVPKTSTYALGNATLPYALKIANSGIHNAVMHDSGIKNGLNIFHGQVVNEAVAVALELEFIEYENCVKVVQL; from the coding sequence ATGCGTATAGGATCTGTAAAAGAACGAAAAGATTTTGAACAACGTGTTGGGATTATGCCTTCACATGTTATTGAATACATTAAAAATGGCCACGAAGTTTACGTAGAGGCTGGATTAGGTCTTGGAAGTGGTTTTACCGATAGAGAATATCAAAGCAATGGTGCGATTATTTGTGATGACGCAGCATCTGTTTGGAAACAATCGGAGATGATTATAAAAGTTAAAGAACCTATTGCTGAAGAGTATGAACTCATGCAAGCCAATCAAATTCTTTTTACGTACCTACACTTGGCGGATAATTTACCTCTAGCAAAAGCATTAATGGAACGTAATATTACTGCGGTTGCTTATGAGACGGTAACGGATGAGTTGGGACGTTTACCACTTTTAAAACCGATGTCTGAGGTTGCGGGACGTCTATCAATTCAAGAGGGTGCCAAGTATTTAGAAAAGACCTATGGTGGCAAGGGTATCTTGTTATCAGGGGTTCCAGGCGTTCGTGGTGGACATGTTGTGATTATTGGTGGGGGTGTTGTAGGAATGAGTGCTTGTAAAACAGCACTTGGAACAGGTGCAACAGTAAGTGTGATGGATCGTAATTTAGATCGTCTTGCATATATTGAAGATGTTTTTGGAACAGCAGTAAATACAATTTATAGTGATTCAAAAAACATCGAAGATGAGCTTCGCCGCGCGGATGTTGTGATTGGGAGTGTTTTACTACCAGGAGCACGTGCTCCGAAGTTGGTTACACGTGATCATTTAAAAATTATGGAACCGGGAACAGTCTTGGTTGATGTTGCCATTGATCAAGGGGGATGTTTTGAGTCGAGTCACCCAACAACACACAGTCATCCAGTGTTTGTTGAAGAAGGGATTGTTCATTATTGTGTAACCAATATGCCAGGTGCAGTACCAAAGACTTCTACCTATGCATTAGGAAATGCAACATTACCGTATGCTTTAAAAATTGCCAACAGTGGTATTCATAATGCTGTTATGCACGATTCCGGAATTAAAAACGGTTTAAATATTTTTCATGGGCAGGTCGTAAATGAAGCGGTTGCGGTTGCGCTTGAATTGGAATTTATTGAATATGAAAACTGTGTTAAAGTGGTGCAACTTTAG
- a CDS encoding zinc dependent phospholipase C family protein — protein MAVIPNVITHGLMALDVYNELDVSTVQKAIKKHPRAYLLGSNGPDILFYYKVFPWQDQELNKIVADYGGIVHRTHVNDFYNQAVSFIKEMKDERRKTILIAFIAGHFQHWSLDSLAHPFVFYRGGEIAGATRYWHFRYESMLDSLMVTYVKGRDMASLKPKRFVDVDEEERRVIASFYQAMLVQVFGIYLEPLVIEEAICSFKKILNYLYDPHNIMTPVIQKLERKMAYPWAFSSHIVNSNIDARYDVLNLKRDTWSNPTNIDETSNETFMELYESSIVLGNECIGALNDALEHNEPVNFDALLGDRRYDTGRPPGREMKYYDSIYQK, from the coding sequence GTGGCCGTCATACCAAATGTTATTACACATGGGCTGATGGCACTCGATGTTTATAATGAACTTGACGTGTCGACAGTCCAAAAAGCGATAAAAAAACACCCGCGGGCATATCTTCTAGGGAGCAATGGTCCGGATATCTTGTTCTACTACAAAGTATTTCCGTGGCAAGATCAGGAACTTAATAAAATTGTCGCTGATTATGGTGGGATTGTGCACCGAACTCATGTTAATGATTTTTACAATCAGGCGGTGAGTTTTATAAAGGAAATGAAAGATGAACGTAGAAAAACAATACTGATTGCGTTTATTGCTGGACATTTTCAACATTGGTCTTTAGATTCCCTTGCACATCCATTTGTGTTTTATCGTGGTGGGGAAATAGCTGGAGCTACACGTTACTGGCATTTCCGGTACGAGTCAATGCTTGATTCATTAATGGTTACGTATGTAAAAGGGCGTGATATGGCATCGTTAAAACCAAAGCGTTTTGTTGATGTCGATGAAGAAGAGCGACGGGTTATTGCATCATTCTATCAAGCGATGCTCGTTCAAGTTTTTGGAATATATTTAGAACCTTTAGTGATTGAAGAAGCGATTTGCTCCTTTAAAAAGATTTTGAATTATTTATACGATCCGCACAATATTATGACTCCAGTGATTCAGAAACTGGAACGTAAAATGGCTTATCCGTGGGCGTTTTCAAGTCATATCGTTAATTCGAATATCGATGCGCGATACGACGTTCTTAATTTAAAGCGTGATACATGGTCAAACCCAACAAATATCGATGAAACATCGAACGAGACATTTATGGAACTCTATGAGTCGTCCATTGTGCTAGGAAATGAATGCATCGGGGCTTTAAACGATGCATTAGAACACAATGAACCTGTTAATTTCGACGCACTTCTTGGTGATCGCCGTTACGATACAGGGCGTCCACCCGGACGTGAGATGAAATACTATGATAGTATTTATCAAAAATAG
- the hpf gene encoding ribosome hibernation-promoting factor, HPF/YfiA family, with translation MLVYIHGKNVEITDAMQEKVEEKLEFLHKYFEVDDSWRANVVVNVYPQGSKVEVTITSKIGPLRAEVLHEDFYAALDRVVDKLEDQIRRHKTKISRKNREGLSQAFLNMIAESEAKEESKLVKTKSIVAEKMNLNDAIVDMEMLGHSFFIYTDDETSDVAVVYKRLDGDYGLLEVDRDND, from the coding sequence ATGTTAGTTTATATTCATGGAAAAAATGTGGAAATCACAGATGCAATGCAAGAAAAAGTGGAAGAAAAATTAGAATTCTTACACAAGTATTTCGAGGTTGATGACTCATGGCGTGCAAATGTGGTTGTGAATGTTTATCCTCAAGGGTCAAAAGTTGAAGTTACAATTACTTCAAAAATTGGACCATTACGTGCCGAAGTTTTACACGAAGATTTCTATGCAGCACTTGATCGTGTTGTTGATAAATTAGAAGACCAAATTCGTCGTCATAAAACAAAAATTTCACGTAAAAACCGTGAGGGATTATCACAAGCATTTTTAAATATGATTGCAGAATCAGAGGCAAAAGAAGAATCTAAACTTGTTAAGACTAAATCTATTGTGGCTGAAAAAATGAATTTAAATGATGCGATTGTAGATATGGAAATGTTGGGTCATTCATTCTTTATTTACACAGATGATGAAACATCAGATGTTGCAGTTGTCTATAAACGTCTTGACGGCGATTATGGATTGCTTGAGGTTGATCGCGATAACGATTAA
- a CDS encoding cell division protein SepF, whose translation MSFKDKLKNILTPVEDEYLELTDEEAESLSEYETPRASSEAPKLPSDTKMVLFEPRSFEESEEVARYLKEKRAAVVNLHRLQRDYAQRTIDFLTGVVFALDGSIQKIGHNVILCTPRTIGVQGEISMNLEDLDQ comes from the coding sequence ATGAGCTTTAAAGATAAACTTAAAAATATTCTTACACCGGTTGAAGATGAATATCTTGAACTTACTGACGAGGAGGCTGAGAGCTTGAGCGAATATGAAACACCACGCGCATCATCAGAGGCGCCTAAATTACCATCAGATACAAAAATGGTTTTATTTGAACCAAGATCATTTGAAGAATCTGAAGAGGTTGCACGTTACTTAAAAGAGAAACGCGCAGCAGTTGTAAACTTACATCGATTACAACGTGATTATGCACAACGTACGATTGATTTCTTAACGGGAGTTGTGTTTGCACTTGATGGATCAATTCAAAAAATTGGCCACAATGTAATTCTTTGTACACCACGTACAATAGGAGTTCAAGGGGAAATTAGCATGAACCTTGAAGATTTAGATCAGTAG
- a CDS encoding DivIVA domain-containing protein — protein sequence MSHKPKFRVMRQGYDRFEVDQMITNLEHDKTILTKQIELYQKQVESLQEQRDIIKKRYQQLVSESGVREKAAEEMSRLALREANSIIDTAYMNADMIVREAMSTSRQVLVEIARISNESNELRDELKEKLMELEVAIDDLTLPDAPNSKLIGEDQDKLGR from the coding sequence ATGTCTCATAAACCCAAATTTAGAGTTATGCGCCAAGGGTATGATCGTTTTGAAGTTGATCAAATGATAACCAATTTGGAACACGATAAAACAATATTAACGAAACAAATCGAACTTTATCAAAAACAAGTTGAGTCATTGCAAGAACAACGTGATATAATCAAAAAGCGATATCAACAATTGGTGAGCGAAAGTGGTGTTCGTGAGAAGGCTGCAGAAGAAATGTCGCGGCTGGCCTTACGAGAAGCAAATTCAATTATAGATACAGCCTATATGAATGCGGACATGATTGTTCGTGAGGCGATGTCAACATCGCGTCAAGTACTCGTTGAAATAGCTCGTATTTCAAATGAATCTAACGAACTCCGTGACGAGTTAAAAGAAAAATTAATGGAATTAGAGGTTGCAATTGACGATTTAACCTTGCCAGATGCACCCAATTCCAAACTTATTGGTGAAGATCAAGACAAATTAGGACGATAA
- the ileS gene encoding isoleucine--tRNA ligase, producing the protein MNYKDTLLLPKTDFEMRGNLNKKEPGIQADWDEMNLYERMQEVREGAPLFTVHDGPPYANGNIHIGHALNGIQKDLIVRTKFMAGYQTPFRPGWDTHGLPIENAIQKLGVNRKEMPTYEFRALCEKYAHEQVAIQMADFKSLGKIGDYKNPYLTLNKDFEATQIRVFAEMAMKGMIYKGLKPVYWSPSSESALAEAEIEYRERRDPAIFVAFDVVDGKGVLDAGDKMVIWTTTPWTIPANLAISVNANMEYVLVQTEKGNMVFMESLMESALKELELEQGEILKRFKGRDIEGVTTQHPLYDRLSPVLNGDHVTDEAGTGCVHTAPDHGVDDFNVCALYGIKPISPVNEQGVLTEVTGEFAGLFFEEANKAVTMKLESLGALLKMGWIKHSYAHDWRTKKPIIYRATTQWFASIDSVRQNVLDEIEKVEWTPKWGQKRMHNMIADRGDWCISRQRVWGVPIPIFYAEDGSPIIEQDVFDYVADLVEQFGTNVWFEREAIELLPEGYTHPNSPNGTFKKETDIMDVWFDSGSSHTAALNHCKTPLPVDVYAEGSDQYRGWFNSSLIISVALYGFAPYKQVVSHGFIMHDDGEKMSKSKGNALSPQAITETLGADILRLWVASVDYHSDIKMSQDLLKQVSESYRKIRNTFRFMHGNLANFDIDVDGIAIEELSLLNRYVLNEVIRVNKEAQEAYKAFDYQKVTTSVVSSLTNMMSSYYLDYTKDILYIEKEDNRSRREIQTVIYHALMIYSRIMAPILVHTTEELNRVFRPEDESIHLQEFSKLVNPILSSDEVTSMDSLLKLREAVFKALEEKRAEKVIGKSLEAHVRLHLNEADETRVQSILGKHDAQWFIVSKLELVRDALPEVMGYEVSVEKVEGHTCPRCWNIVDVVGEDELCLRCHDVVKA; encoded by the coding sequence ATGAACTACAAAGATACACTATTATTACCAAAGACAGATTTTGAAATGAGAGGAAATCTTAATAAAAAAGAACCTGGAATTCAAGCTGATTGGGATGAAATGAACCTCTATGAAAGAATGCAAGAAGTGCGCGAAGGTGCACCACTTTTCACAGTGCATGATGGTCCTCCATATGCAAATGGAAATATCCATATTGGTCATGCTTTAAATGGTATTCAAAAAGATTTAATTGTCCGTACTAAATTTATGGCAGGTTATCAAACGCCGTTTAGACCAGGGTGGGATACACATGGTTTACCAATTGAAAATGCAATTCAAAAATTAGGTGTCAATCGTAAAGAAATGCCGACATACGAATTTAGAGCGCTTTGTGAGAAATATGCGCATGAACAAGTTGCAATTCAAATGGCTGATTTTAAATCGTTAGGTAAAATTGGGGATTATAAGAACCCTTATTTAACACTCAATAAAGATTTTGAAGCAACACAAATTCGTGTATTTGCGGAAATGGCGATGAAGGGCATGATCTATAAAGGATTAAAACCTGTTTATTGGTCACCATCAAGTGAATCTGCACTTGCTGAAGCGGAAATTGAATACCGCGAACGTCGTGATCCAGCAATCTTTGTTGCATTTGATGTTGTTGATGGTAAGGGTGTCTTAGATGCTGGTGATAAGATGGTTATTTGGACAACAACACCATGGACAATTCCTGCAAACCTTGCAATTTCAGTTAATGCAAATATGGAATACGTACTGGTTCAAACTGAAAAGGGCAACATGGTGTTCATGGAATCCCTTATGGAATCCGCACTTAAAGAATTAGAACTCGAACAAGGAGAAATTTTAAAACGCTTTAAAGGACGTGACATCGAAGGTGTTACAACACAACATCCACTTTATGATCGTTTATCACCCGTATTAAATGGTGATCACGTTACCGATGAAGCTGGAACAGGATGTGTTCATACTGCTCCTGACCATGGGGTTGATGACTTTAATGTTTGCGCACTTTATGGCATTAAGCCAATTAGTCCTGTTAATGAGCAAGGTGTTTTAACTGAAGTTACGGGTGAGTTTGCGGGGCTCTTCTTTGAAGAAGCAAATAAAGCTGTAACTATGAAACTTGAATCCTTGGGTGCTCTTTTAAAAATGGGGTGGATTAAACATAGCTATGCACATGACTGGAGAACTAAAAAGCCAATTATCTACCGCGCGACAACACAATGGTTTGCTTCGATTGATTCCGTACGTCAAAATGTATTGGATGAGATTGAAAAAGTAGAATGGACACCAAAATGGGGTCAAAAACGTATGCATAATATGATTGCAGACCGTGGTGACTGGTGTATTTCACGTCAACGAGTTTGGGGCGTTCCGATTCCAATTTTCTATGCTGAAGATGGATCTCCAATTATTGAACAAGATGTTTTCGATTATGTAGCTGATTTAGTAGAACAATTTGGTACCAATGTCTGGTTTGAACGTGAAGCAATAGAATTATTACCAGAAGGGTATACACATCCAAATTCACCCAATGGTACTTTTAAAAAAGAAACCGATATTATGGATGTATGGTTTGATTCAGGATCATCTCATACTGCAGCATTAAACCACTGTAAGACACCACTTCCTGTGGATGTATACGCAGAAGGTTCTGATCAATATCGTGGTTGGTTTAATTCATCATTAATCATTTCTGTTGCACTTTATGGTTTTGCACCGTATAAACAAGTTGTAAGTCATGGATTTATTATGCATGATGATGGCGAAAAAATGAGTAAGTCAAAAGGGAATGCTTTAAGTCCTCAAGCAATTACGGAAACTTTAGGAGCAGATATTTTACGTCTTTGGGTTGCAAGTGTTGATTATCACTCAGACATTAAAATGTCACAAGACCTACTCAAACAAGTATCTGAGTCATATCGTAAAATCCGTAATACATTTAGATTTATGCATGGAAATCTTGCGAACTTTGATATTGATGTTGATGGGATCGCAATTGAAGAGTTATCACTGCTTAACCGTTATGTTTTAAATGAAGTAATTCGTGTTAATAAAGAAGCTCAAGAAGCATACAAAGCATTTGATTATCAAAAAGTAACAACTTCTGTTGTTAGTTCTCTTACAAATATGATGTCATCATATTACTTAGACTATACAAAAGATATTCTTTACATCGAAAAAGAAGATAATCGTTCAAGACGTGAAATTCAAACAGTGATTTATCACGCGTTGATGATCTATTCCCGTATTATGGCGCCAATTCTTGTTCATACTACAGAAGAGTTGAACCGTGTATTCAGACCTGAAGACGAGAGTATCCATCTTCAAGAGTTTAGCAAATTGGTTAATCCAATCCTTTCAAGTGATGAAGTTACATCAATGGATTCACTCTTGAAATTACGTGAAGCTGTATTTAAGGCACTTGAAGAAAAACGTGCAGAAAAAGTAATTGGTAAGTCTTTAGAGGCGCATGTTCGTCTCCATCTTAATGAAGCAGATGAAACACGAGTACAAAGTATTCTAGGAAAACATGATGCACAATGGTTTATTGTATCCAAACTAGAACTTGTTCGTGATGCGTTGCCAGAAGTTATGGGCTATGAAGTTTCTGTTGAAAAAGTTGAAGGTCATACATGCCCCCGCTGTTGGAATATCGTTGATGTTGTTGGTGAAGATGAACTTTGCTTACGTTGTCACGATGTCGTTAAGGCTTAA
- a CDS encoding TrmH family RNA methyltransferase yields the protein MKITSLQNDFVKHCTKLSKKKYRDEHNEVLIEGEHLIQEANTAGIVKKTIGLTESDDVQITEHIAQKLSNTISGSHQFAIISKPQRELKEADRYLICDGVQDPGNLGTIIRTAHSFGFDAVIVSETCVDEFNDKVIRSTQGSIFHIPVIRMPLDVAIAQIKAWNIPVYASYLGENTHNLQDIKTCPIAVVMGSEGSGVSDAVVDLCDGTVKIETSQFESLNVAIASAIICYTLRK from the coding sequence ATGAAAATTACATCACTTCAAAATGATTTCGTGAAGCATTGTACTAAATTAAGTAAAAAAAAGTATCGAGACGAACACAATGAGGTTTTGATTGAAGGTGAACACTTAATTCAAGAAGCTAACACAGCTGGTATTGTAAAAAAAACAATAGGTTTAACGGAAAGCGATGATGTTCAGATTACTGAACATATAGCTCAAAAATTATCCAATACAATTTCTGGTTCGCACCAGTTTGCGATTATTTCAAAACCTCAACGTGAGTTAAAGGAAGCTGATCGCTATCTCATTTGTGATGGCGTTCAAGATCCTGGGAATCTGGGTACCATTATTCGTACAGCGCATAGTTTTGGATTTGATGCGGTTATTGTGTCTGAAACATGTGTAGATGAGTTCAATGACAAAGTCATTCGCTCCACACAAGGTTCAATATTTCACATTCCGGTCATTCGTATGCCTTTAGATGTTGCAATTGCTCAGATTAAAGCGTGGAACATTCCGGTTTATGCGAGTTATCTCGGTGAAAATACGCACAATTTACAAGATATTAAAACTTGTCCGATTGCGGTCGTGATGGGTTCTGAAGGTAGTGGTGTGTCGGATGCTGTAGTGGATTTGTGTGATGGAACTGTCAAAATTGAAACATCACAGTTTGAATCACTAAATGTCGCGATTGCATCGGCAATTATTTGTTACACACTTCGAAAATAG